One Thermodesulfovibrio thiophilus DSM 17215 genomic window carries:
- a CDS encoding universal stress protein, with the protein MQRILVAHDGSKASDKALRKALEIALSMNASLTVLAVVPELYLTELSDADRQRITEVLKRETEENMERIRKALSGKPIEIKFLVREGDPAEKILETAHKMKVDLIVTGSHGKHGTKKFLIGSVSSKVVEYSKFPVLVVK; encoded by the coding sequence ATGCAGAGGATTTTAGTAGCCCATGATGGTTCAAAAGCTTCTGATAAAGCATTGAGAAAGGCTCTCGAGATTGCTTTAAGCATGAATGCTTCTCTTACCGTGCTTGCTGTTGTTCCAGAGCTGTATCTTACAGAACTCTCTGATGCTGATAGACAGAGAATTACAGAAGTGCTCAAGAGAGAAACAGAGGAAAATATGGAAAGAATAAGAAAAGCTCTTTCAGGAAAGCCAATTGAGATTAAATTTCTTGTTAGAGAAGGAGATCCTGCTGAAAAAATCCTTGAAACAGCTCATAAAATGAAAGTTGATCTCATTGTTACAGGTTCTCATGGAAAGCATGGCACAAAAAAATTTTTAATTGGTAGTGTTTCTTCAAAGGTTGTTGAGTACTCCAAATTTCCTGTTCTTGTTGTTAAATAG